ACATgagatatctggattgagttccaggcttctggctttggcctggcccagctctagctgttttaGGCATtaaggaagtaaaccagaggtagaagagctctctctttctcaggtgtgtgtgtgtgtgtgcactctcgctctctcactcttgctctcactcaatctatctttcaaataaaaattgttaaaataatagatttcaaaattatcctactggaaataaatgtatttttctcaAACAAacctataataaaaaaaaaaaccaagatagaGGTCCTTAACGGCTTCTGACCAGAACTTGGCTTTATGAATTTACATAGAAGAGAATGAAATTAGTGAGATCATTAGCTGTGTTGGTGGGCACATGACAGATTAGGTGCAGAAATCCAGTCTCCTACGagacattcttcttttttaaaaaagattattgatGGCTTACACAGTATGGCCGGCGACATTAGCTAGCGCTCGCTCAACTCTCTCTAACGGGGAAGCAGCGGACTACAAGAGACTGAACTGTATCTGCCTCTTTTTTCCAACAGACTCACGTTCAACTTGcgctcataaaaaaaaaaaaaaagccgcgaaaaattttattaatcctttttttaaaaaaagttaatataaaatatagcaaaaaaaaaaaaaaaaaaggaacctgaACTTTACTAACACAGCTGGAACAAtccgcagcggcggcggcggcggcgggagaaGAGATTTAATTTAGTTGATTTTCTGTGGTTGTTGGTTGTTCGCTAGTCTCACGGTGATGGAAGCTGCACATTTTTTCGAAGGGACCGAGAAGTTGCTGGAGGTTTGGCTCTCCCGGCAGCAACCCGACGCCAACCAAGGATCTGGGGATCTTCGTACTATCCCGAGATCTGAGTGGAACATACTTTTGAAGGATGTGCAATGTTCAATCATAAGTGTGACAAAAACTGACAAGCAGGAAGCTTATGTACTCAGTGAGAGTAGCATGTTTGTCTCCAAGAGATGTTTCATTTTGAAGACATGTGGTACCACCCTCTTGCTGAAAGCGCTGGTTCCCCTGCTGAAGCTTGCTAGGGACTACAGTGGGTTTGACTCAATTCAAAGCTTCTTTTATTCTCGTAAGAATTTCATGAAGCCTTCTCACCAAGGGTACCCACACCGGAATTTCCAGGAAGAAATAGAGTTTCTTAATGCGATTTTCCCAAATGGAGCAGCATATTGTATGGGACGTATGAATTCTGACTGTTGGTACCTGTATACTCTGGATTTTCCAGAGAGTCGGGTAATCAGCCAGCCAGATCAAACCCTGGAGATTCTGATGAGTGAGCTTGACCCAGCAGTCATGGACCAGTTCTACATGAAAGATGGTGTTACTGCAAAGGACGTCACTCGTGAGAGTGGAATTCGTGACCTGATACCAGGTTCTGTCATTGATGCCACACTATTCAATCCTTGTGGGTATTCAATGAATGGAATGAAATCAGATGGAACTTATTGGACTATTCACATCACTCCGGAACCAGAATTTTCTTATGTTAGCTTTGAAACAAACTTAAGTCAGACCTCCTATGATGACCTGATCAGGAAAGTTGTGGAAGTCTTCAAGCCAGGAAAATTTGTGACCACCTTGTTTGTTAATCAGAGTTCTAAATGTCGCACAGTGCTTTCTTCGCCCCAGAAGATTGAAGGCTTTAAACGTCTTGATTGCCAGAGTGCTATGTTCAACGATTACAATTTTGTTTTTGCCAGTTTTGCTAAGAAGCAGCAACAACAGCAGAGTTGAttaagaaacatgaagaaaaaacgCAAAAAGAGAACACACATAGAAGGTGGTGGCCGCTTTCTAGATGTTGACACTGGGGGCCGTGTTTTCCGTAACCACCACTCTGTAGTTGCACAGAGCCCTAGATGTAATAATAGTGGAATCATTTTGAATTGTATGCATTATTATATCAAGGAGTTAGATATCTTGCATGAATGCTCTCTTCTGTGTTTAGGTATTCTATGCCACTCTTGCTGTGAAATTGAAGTGCATGTAGAAAAAAACTTTTACTATATGAAACTTTACAACACTTGTGAAAACAATTCAATTTGGTTTATGCGCAGTATAATATTTCTGCAGGTATCGTCCAAAATTCCCCACAGACAAGGCTTTCGTCCTCATTAGGTGTTGGCCTCAGCCTAACCATCTGGGACTGTTCTATGGCTGCCAGGATTTTATGTCCAGTTACCTCCACTTTCTAGAACATATTCTCTACTAATGTTATGGAAACCAATTTCTACTTCATACAGATGTTTTTTTGCAACAGCAATTAAAGTTTTTCTTCATGAGTTGATTCCTCTTAAGAAAATGATTGCAGTTACtcattttgtgtatttctatTTTAACATTATTGCTCCttgcatttgtattttaattgatTTCTTCCCTCACCATGGTGTCTGCCCTAAACCCCCCAAATAAAGCAatacactgtcaaaaaaaaaaagattatttattcgaaagtcagagttacacagagagaggagaggcagagagagaggtcttccatccactggttcactccctggttggccgcaatggctggagctgtgccgatccaaagccaggagccaggagtttcttctgggtctcccacgcaggtgcgggggcccaaagtcttgggccatcttctactgctttcccaggccatagcagagagctggattggaagtggagcagccaggtctcaaaccggtggtgcctatatgggatgccagcgcttcaggccagggcgttaacccgctgcgccacagcgccaacccctaccAGACATATTATACAGTTTCTTATTATACATATAAAGTGAATAAAGGCAATTCCCCACAACAAGTATGTAAAACAATCTTTGCAAGAATCATAGCCTTGGGGTTAAAGATTATATTTCTTACCTGATTAAAATAAACCTCTATAGTAAAGAAGGGAAATATTCCAGGCGATTTCTTTACCTTCTTAGCAAACAAACCAGCCAGAAATTCAATTTCACAATGAGACAGCAAGTATATAGGGATCTAACCTTATCAGGACTTTCCACTGACACCCTGCCCTTTGTGGTAACTGTTAACAGTCTTCAACCTGTCCCCTATCTTTGGAgtaaagaataaagaatatcttGGTGCTTTGCATTCTCAAAGACACCTGTATCATCAGTCTTACTTCCTCTCAAGATATCTCATTAAATACCATTCCTCATTAAATCCCATGTcctacagggcaggcatttggcctagcagtcaagatgccACTTAAGATGTCTatgtcccatgttagagtgccaaTGTTCAGTGCCTTGCTCCAGTTCCTGatgtcagcttcctgccagtgcagatcctgggaggtaccAGGTGAAGGTTctagtagttggatccctgacatCTACACggaggacctggattgagctcccagctcccagtttcagccaagtccagctccagacactgcaggcatttacggagtaaaccagcagttgggagcacTTGTACATGCACACTCATGtgctctctctaataaataattaaaaataaatgccatAGTCTATAATTTCAACTACAGTGTTAGGTTGACCCAAAGTGCTTTGGGTTCCAATGGTCTTCTCTGTTCACAACGCCTTCGCAGAAATCACCTTGAGGACAAGCATAGTCCTGGAAGAGAAGAAAGCCTGCAGTTGAGCACTGAGGAACTCCAACGGCACAGGCCACATGGGGTGGGGATGATACCATGAGCAAGACTGAGAGGAGTGAGTAGGAGGCATAGCAGGAAAACGCAACGTCATCAAAGCCATCAAGGGCACTTGCTGCTTTTGCTGCCCTGAATTTAGAGCCCTCCTTGTGATAACAAAATTCTAAATGAGTATTAGCAGaaccacccttccctccctcaacCCCACCCCTTACATCCTAGGGGTGGAAGATTCATCTAAGGTCTTGGACAATCAATCCTTTCCATCCCCCTTTGCACATTGTTTGCTTTAAGGATGGACACAAAGCCTAGGAAAAGATAATAGAACAAGTCAGTACCAATCCAAAGACTTTGTGGCTGGGGTAAAATGTTTCTTGCTGGTTTGCACATCAGTAAATCAAAGAGTAGATTCTACGGCAACCATCTTGTCACAGGCAGGGAAGAATAGAGTTCTGTGAGAATGGGAAAGTGGAGCCAAGGAAGAAACAAATGTCACTCCTGAACTACCATAAGTGTTCCTTCGCCAGACCACACCCAAAGCCAGCCTCACCAGGACCATTTAATCACATGAACCAGGAACCTTTGACAGGGGTCTGTCTCAACAGCAAGGAAGTTCTAACAAATGAAGCAGGCAAAAGACGAGATTGTCTCAAGGAGTGCGCAACTGTGCATATGCTGATCAGAGGCCCACGCTGAGTCACCAAAGTTTCTGCAAAATTCAGCAACGTGGGGTCCTCATGGAGCCTGCACAAGATCAGTGGCAGCATGACTGGGGCTGCGAAATCTGACATGCATGTTGTGGGGAACACTCTCCATACATGGGGATCATCAGTCATGATCACTCATCGACACTGTGGAAGAGAAGGAGCCTTGCACAGAGAACCAGAGCCACTTTGGCTCTTGGCATTATTCTCACTGTTGACCAAAGACCCAAGTTATGGGCTTCCAGGAGAGTATCCCAGATCTTTTGATCCTAAAAGGCAAAGGTCAAAGGTTTCACGCTCATCCTTAGCAGAGCCCCTTCTGAGGAGGGTTGTTCTTTGTGTTCACACCCTGACCCAGGCCTGTGCAATTTTTGCTCTGGCTATGAAGTGAAACATACACAAAAGGTCGCAGCCATTAAAATGCATCTATCTTATTTAGCTCAGTTGGGAGCAGAATAAGAGAGGTTAATTTTTCAACAGGGTAACATACCGTATATATCAGCACTAACAATGAGGTTTTTATTTCCCTGAGTcagcttttaaaataatgttgacTTTTATGGTCAATACATTATAGATCACCATATTTATGTCAGAACATATTGGCAtggaaataaatcaatgaaaatattaatacatGAGCCATGTGTTTAAATGAAACCCCTTGCAACTCCACACCTTCCCCTCATATTTCACTGTAGGATTTTCAAGGAACCCACCTCTGACATCTTCTACTGAATGTGAAATCAAGGCCTATTTTCATTCTCTAGGACTACTGTTTGTAATCCATCTTATATATAACCAAGTTCAAAAATATCCACTTTGTCCTTTTACCATAAACACACATAACTGCATTCCATCATTAACAGGACTGTCAATTCAAATTTATGGGCTAAGCATGAACAAAATATCTCAAAGTCAAAGTTCTGACTGATGTATTATTAAAAAACGGAACTCTGGATGGGAGGCCAGCTTCAAAAATTATATTGTGGTCCAGATTTGTTTTATGAGAAATTTCTCTCATAAGTGTGTTTTAGAAAACAAGTGCATAACTTAGACACTATTAAAGAGAAATGGGGTGAGAAAGAAAATCTGTTCCCTTAACTGTGTCTTCTCATGCATGTGCTCCTCTGCACACATAGGACATGCCAGGCGCCAGCTGCTCACAGCCCCCTTCTGTTTATTAAAGACCCTGCAGATGCAGCAATGCTAAATGTCTACCCACCAAGTGTAGGCCGGCTCATAACTCCATGGGCCCCATCACACCATATATGCTAGCCATAATAAAAGAGGCCACACAGCCAACCAATGTGTGTAACCCATAGCATGTGACGGGCGTGTCACTGTCCTACCCAAATAGGAATAAGGGTGGACCAATCAAAATGCCTTGGTAAAACTTCTTGGCTCTATGTTCAGAATTAACCATGTACAACAGGGGCAGCAGCCAGAAGATGcccagagggaagaagggagtttGCAGAAGGAAGTAGGATGTGGAAAGTGAATAGAGGGAAGCAATGGAGGAGAGAAATACAGCAACCAAAGAGGGGTAAAGACATCTGTCGGTAGCAGCAGAAGGAAGTCACTTGAGGTAGTCCTAAGCCCCTCTCAGCCTTGCATGTAATTCATCACCAAGTCATGTTCATTTACCTCCTACAGATCCATTGAATCTGCCCATTCCTCATCTCTCTCCCAAAGTAACAGCCTCCTGACTTATTTCCCAAGGCACCCCACTCTCTACTCTCCAAATAGCAGAGTGATCTTCTCAAAATGCAAATCAGATCACATTTGTCTAAGTTTCTTATACAGCCACATGAGTACACACTCACAGCtagtgagacacacacagaaacgtCAAACCCTATAGTGGAACAAAATCAACCGGATCAAAGGGGGAAAGGCTTTTATATGCTAATACAGAAGATATCTATATTGTTTATCGATTTCTAATCTATATTCAGGTAGGAAAGATTTTAAGCCAGATACAAAAATCATGAACCATAAAAGAAAACCTGGTAAGACGGCCCCATCCTCTCTCCTTTCCAATGCTTTGGGTGTCCAGAGCCACTGTGGATCCTTCCCAACAccacccaccctcaccccagcaACTCCCTAGCAACTGGCACCTTCCAAGTATGGACAGGGACAAGCTTGTTATGGGGTAATCACCATTGCCAGGGAACTGTGAGGGGCACTGGCTGCCTGAGGGTGAGATGGGATGGGAAGAGAGGTCCTGAGATAGCAGTCTTTTGTTCATGCATTGGGCAACTTTGTTGTGACTATGAGTGCCCCAGGCTCTGCCATTgatctcctcccctgccccaagTCAACCAGCCTCTACGCTTCTTCACAGGCAATGCACAAGGAAAGACTCAGTCTCAATGCTTTTAAGATCTTTGATGCCAAGTGAAAGGAAAAGGTAAAAGGTTTCTTCACAATCTGCTTTCAGGCTTGGAAGTCCAGAGGCCGTGATGGGCTTCAGCAGCCACAGGACAGTATCCTTGTGCTTACTTTCAGTGCATCATTAACTGAAGTTTAAAAATCTGATTTCAGAGTCTGTTTGGGAGGATCACACATTTGGACAGATGGACTAACACGAGTAGGAGAGTAATTATTTTTCCAGACAGACTAACATCAGTTTCAGAACCTACTTTGTTGTGACAACGCAAAGTTTCCCAATCACTGCCGTGTTTAGACAGTGTTGAAGCTGCCAATTATGTCAGATCCTTgtcaacagaaaacagaaatgtgcaaGCTGCTATAGAAATTAATTATTGAAATTAAGTATTTGCTGTATTTGGACAGTCTTCTACATTATTTAAGGAATCCAATTTGCTTGCAttgtggaagaaaaataaaagccctCGGGCTCCCATATTTCAGGACAATCCAAGCACAGAAGAGGGGTCCAGGAACAGAGCAGGCCTACACTGTGAAAATCTAACACAGAACCAGTAGAACACTAACACTGTCACCAGAGAAAGGAGCCGTGGAAaccgtggggttcttgtcttcacacaagaaagaatccAGGCATGAGACACAGAGTAAAGTACTAAGGTTTTGTTGGGGATGGGGCAtccgtcagaatggaagggacggATAGAGAGCGCCCAGTCACTCAGCcagggggagagcgaggttacagggttgaatggagagaacacacctgggcaggcaaggcgggcggctcagcagagagcagagcctaGGTCTTGGTCTTGTTTGGACTCCCCTTTTTTAAGGCAGTctcttttccccctcccccttctcctccaggacaaaggatgagGAGCTCTGGtgaaagggtttgttgggtgaaaactAGCAAATTCCTTCCCACATTTGCTGGCAGCTGGGTAGAGtggaggggcttcccttagggcggctgtgaaggttttattgccccttGTTATCAGGTCGGGTAACCCAGTTAGTGCagaggagagaattctcctgggagctttccctgCAGGCACCACCTGGAAGTCaccagggtctgagcaggactttaaAGTGCAAAATGTCCGGCTTCTGGGGCTTCCAAAGCGGATGCTGGTTTCTTCAGACCCTTGTCACACACGCATTGGCTCATttttaacttcctacctaacatcaGCCTCTCTTATCTGGAGActcaatgtgtattttaaaactgGGTAGAGGGCTATCATGTGGAACTCAATTTTggcaaattttttttcagttctcaATACAGTATACCCTCCTTATCCTTGGGGAATATGTCCCAAGGCCTCCACTGAAACCAGATAGTACCAAACCCTATATACCATGTTTTTTCCTATATGTACATGCCTCTGATAAAGTTTATAAACTAGGCACAATGCAATAATAACCAATAATGAAATTAACAGTTACAATATACCCTAATAAAAGCTTACACCTGGAGTTTAAGTAAAATAAGGATAACTTGACAACTatcttcctaaagttgtacctatgaaatttgcattcattaagattttattaaaaaaacaaaatgtggctggcgccatggcttaacaggctaatcctctgccttgcggcgccagcacaccaggttctagtcccggttggggtgccagattctatcccggttgcccctcttccaggccagctctctgctatggcccaggaaggcagtggaggatggcccaagtgcttgggccctgcacccgcatgggagaccgggagaagcacctggctcctgccttcggatcagcacgatgcgcaggctgcagtggccattggagggtgaaccaacggcaaaaaggaagacctttctctctgtctctctctctcactatccactctgcctgtctcaaaaaaataaaaataaaaaataaaataaaatgtaaaaacaaaattagaaaaggaCAACTTGGACACAAGCACTGAGTTATTGTGACAGTCAGTCTGAAAACCAAGATGGCTGCCAGCTGACAGGTAGGTAGCATACTCTGTGTATTCCCTGGACAAGGCTAGGATTCACAACCCAGGAAGGACAGAGAGGGACACTGACTTCATCATGCTACACAGACCAGTGTATAATTTAAAACTTGAGTTgtttctgaaaattttaatttaatattttcagaccataGTTAACTATGGGTAATTTAGACCACAGTAAGTGAAACTGAAGACAAGAGAGGACTACTGTATTCTGTTATCTCTTTGCCATTGCCTCGCAATGTGGCTTCGAAGCCAGGTTAGGTCATCTATAACAAGGATACTACATCTGTGATTTGAGGGGTGAGTTACTATTTCATTTCCGTATCTTTCTTTGGGGGGCGGGGTGGTGATGAAGATGAGGAGTAGTGGTGAAGGGAcagggagattaaaaaaaaaaaaaaagatgcccaggAAATCTGAGAATTTCCTGAGTCTGCTTTGTAAAAGCAACACGGGTGTCCCCAAACCACAGACATGACCCCCACTTACGCTCTGCACTTGCTTCGTCAGCTGCCTACATCACGTGGTCTTTATGTAGAATCCTCAGGCAGGTTCGGCTGGCAAACTCCACTTCATCGCGGAAACCTAACAAGGTAACTGTAGGGGGCACACCAATAGGAGAAGGCTCAgggattaggattttttttttctctacgtCCTTAGTGAATGCTACTTCACCCACAGCTGCTATGCCAGGATGAAAGCGcaactccaattccagcttctatGGGGATGGCATAGAGGGGGTTGTAACCTGTCTGTTGGTCTTCATTGCCACCCGGTGGTCAGTCATTCAAATAACACCAAATTATTCTTTGATTTGAAACATtttaggaaattcaaagtaaaccaCCTGCTACTTTAATCCACCACCTAATTAAATGTACCTGGGGACCCCATTTAAAGAAAcccattaaaaatcaaataattgtgCTGTGACATGTATAAGCCCTTAGTTCTGTTACCAGAGAAATGCAAGgttcttcacgcaagaaagaattcaggcgtgagacagagtagtggaaagtaaaagtagcaaagtttattagggaagggacatccgtaagaacggatgggcacctctccaggcaGGACCTCGGAGAGAGAGTGCAGTCGCtctgactgggggggggggggggggggggtggcgaggttacatggttgagtggagagagattacacctggccaggcaggtgggcggctcagcatagaggcagagggctgagcatgctgtccggttgaggctgggggggggggggggggttaaggagatgggtcttgctttcccatctctgctcctcttggaacaaagggctttttgggtgtaaatagaaaaacttctatctgagttttcccctgaaggtatcagacaggaggaaggctagctggcaccatcctgagtttagaggaagggtgagcaagatcCCCTGGAGAGtggggatccagagcagggtaattctgggagattgtggaagatttgtcaggcagaaggggtggacccccacctggcaggttatcaggtagaagggggcagggcaggatgcaaataccAGGCTGCCCATGAAACATCAGGAtggctttgagatgcagatgcatatgctggccattgttacacacacataagctcatatctgacttcctacctaacagttcaTCTTTCTAAGAATTGTATAATCAAGTCTTtcacatacacaaaaaataaCTTTTACTGTGAGAGGGTGTTTATGAGACCCCACTAAATGGTTTCATTCATTCACAAAAGTTCtccaggggcaagcatttggctcagcagctaagtccctgcttgggacacccacatcccctgtgGGGCATCTGGTTCAAGACCACTCTACTCcattgccaatccagcttcccactaaggcacaccctgggaggcaggagacgaTGACAGTACTTAGGCCCTTGATACCCATATGGTAGACCCAGactgggttcttggctcctggcttcaccctgacccagccctggctgtgtgctatttggggagtgaaccagcagatggaagatgtctttcaaataaaaaattaaaatatattttaaaaattttttccagaTACATATTAACTATTAAAATCAACTGTCAGATTTATATCAATGTCCTCCCATGGCCAAGAGGATGTGCTGACATCAATAATAAGGATTAATGAAATCCGCATGATGTCATCAACCTCAATATTTCCTTGCTCCGAGTTAGGACAAGGGCTTCACCCTAACTTGGCCTCTCCCTGCCTCGGGCGCAGAGGCCACGCTGCTACTATCTTCCTCAGCACAGCTGTGTTAGCCAGGCCTCCGCAGAGAGCAAACCACTAAGGAGGCAGGTGGGGTGTTATTATGGGAATTGGCATCTGCGGTGTCTCTGGAGAGCCAGGGGAGCAGGTTGGTTCCCTCAGGCTGAATCTGAAATCCTGAGAAtcctgggggctgcaggtgccagTCCCGGAGTCTGGAGTTCTGCTGTCCCAGCACAGGAGAGGCTATGTCTCGGCTCCACTGGAGGGCCAATTCGCCTTTCTATTCCTTCTCAGTCTGTCCTTGCCTGGGCGGTTTGGATGGTGCCCACCCACTCTAGGTGAGGGGGCGGATCTCCTTCACTGAGC
Above is a genomic segment from Lepus europaeus isolate LE1 chromosome 2, mLepTim1.pri, whole genome shotgun sequence containing:
- the LOC133749118 gene encoding S-adenosylmethionine decarboxylase proenzyme-like, which translates into the protein MEAAHFFEGTEKLLEVWLSRQQPDANQGSGDLRTIPRSEWNILLKDVQCSIISVTKTDKQEAYVLSESSMFVSKRCFILKTCGTTLLLKALVPLLKLARDYSGFDSIQSFFYSRKNFMKPSHQGYPHRNFQEEIEFLNAIFPNGAAYCMGRMNSDCWYLYTLDFPESRVISQPDQTLEILMSELDPAVMDQFYMKDGVTAKDVTRESGIRDLIPGSVIDATLFNPCGYSMNGMKSDGTYWTIHITPEPEFSYVSFETNLSQTSYDDLIRKVVEVFKPGKFVTTLFVNQSSKCRTVLSSPQKIEGFKRLDCQSAMFNDYNFVFASFAKKQQQQQS